The following proteins are co-located in the Gossypium hirsutum isolate 1008001.06 chromosome A02, Gossypium_hirsutum_v2.1, whole genome shotgun sequence genome:
- the LOC107939239 gene encoding putative elongation factor TypA-like SVR3, chloroplastic produces the protein MEMAISFHNSSFKSPFINSSSNPKPKFLFPTQLSGLISSPLSSFNSKRTCLKFGSRTFTKPVKCSVSQAAQPAIEKRSQLKRRSDIRNIAIVAHVDHGKTTLVDAMLKQSKVFRDNQFVQERVMDSNDLERERGITILSKNTSITYKGTKINIIDTPGHSDFGGEVERILNMVEGVLLVVDSVEGPMPQTRFVLKKALEFGHAVVVVVNKIDRPSARPDFVINSTFELFIELNASDEQCDFQAIYASGIKGKAGLSADNLAEDLGPLFESIIRCIPGPHIDKDGALQMLATNIEYDEHKGRIAIGRLHAGVLRKGMEVKVCTSEDSCRYARISELYVYEKFSKTAVERVEAGDICAVCGIEDIQIGETIADKAFGKPLPAIKVEEPTVKMAFSINTSPFVGREGKYVTSRNLRDRLYHELERNLAMKVEDGETADTFIVSGRGTLHITILIENMRREGYEFMVGPPKVINKKVADKLLEPYEIATVEVPEEHMGAVVELLGRRRGQMIDMQGVGAEGTTLLKYKIPTRGLLGLRNAILTASRGTAILNTIFDSYGPWAGDIVTRDQGSLVAFEDGSSTSYAIASSQERGQMFIGPGIEVYKGQIVGIHQRPGDLSLNVCKKKAATNVRSNKEQTVVLDTPLDYSLDDCIEYIQEDELVEVTPSSIRMCKNPKFAAAKKSR, from the exons atgGAGATGGCAATTAGCTTCCATAACTCTTCCTTCAAATCTCCTTTCATTAACTCTAGCTCTAACCCTAAGCCTAAATTTCTATTTCCCACGCAGCTTTCCGGTCTCATCTCTTCTCCACTTTCTTCCTTCAACTCCAAAAGGACATGTCTCAAATTTGGTTCTAGGACTTTCACTAAACCGGTCAAGTGCTCTGTTTCTCAGGCGGCTCAACCTGCAATcg AGAAGAGGAGTCAGTTAAAGAGGCGAAGCGATATAAGGAACATAGCAATCGTGGCGCATGTTGACCATGGAAAGACTACTTTGGTGGATGCAATGTTGAAACAGTCAAAG GTTTTTCGGGACAATCAATTCGTACAAGAGAGGGTAATGGACTCAAATGATCTTGAACGGGAAAGGGGTATTACAATTCTTAGCAAAAATACATCTATCACATATAAGGgcacaaaaattaatataatagatACTCCTGGACATTCTGACTTTGGAGGTGAAGTTGAACGCATCCTCAATATGGTTGAAGGAGTTCTTCTAGTG GTGGATTCTGTTGAGGGTCCAATGCCACAAACAAGGTTTGTTTTGAAGAAGGCTCTAGAGTTTGGGCATGCCGTCGTTGTTGTTGTCAATAAGATTGACAGACCATCTGCTCGTCCTGATTTTGTTATCAATTCCACATTTGAACTGTTTATTGAATTAAATGCTTCAGATGAGCAG TGTGATTTTCAAGCAATATATGCAAGTGGTATAAAAGGAAAAGCAGGACTATCTGCTGACAATTTGGCAGAAGATCTTGGGCCTCTCTTTGAGTCTATAATCAGATGCATACCTGGTCCACATATTGACAAAGATGGTGCACTGCAAATGCTT GCTACAAATATTGAGTATGATGAACATAAAGGACGAATAGCTATTGGGCGCTTGCATGCTGGGGTACTTCGGAAAGGAATGGAAGTAAAG GTTTGCACCTCAGAAGATTCGTGTAGATATGCAAGAATTTCTGAACTTTATGTCTATGAGAAATTTAGTAAGACCGCTGTTGAGAGAGTAGAAGCTGGTGACATTTGTGCTGTTTGTGGAATTGAAGATATTCAG ATTGGAGAGACTATTGCAGATAAAGCATTTGGAAAGCCATTACCTGCCATTAAGGTGGAAGAACCAACTGTGAAAATGGCTTTCTCTATCAACACTTCACCATTTGTTGGCCGTGAG GGAAAGTATGTTACTAGCAGGAACCTACGAGATCGACTCTATCACGAGCTTGAGCGAAATTTAGCAATGAAAGTAGAAGACGGTGAAACTGCCGATACATTTATTGTTAGTGGGCGTGGTACTTTACATATTACCATACTGATAGAAAACAT GCGAAGAGAAGGGTATGAATTTATGGTGGGACCTCCCAAAGTTATTAACAAAAAGGTAGCTGACAAGTTGCTTGAACCATACGAG ATTGCCACGGTGGAAGTGCCTGAAGAACACATGGGGGCTGTGGTTGAACTTCTTGGGAGAAGGCGTGGACAGATGATAGATATGCAAGGAGTTGG GGCCGAAGGTACAACACTTCTGAAATATAAGATCCCAACACGTGGCCTTCTTGGATTGCGGAATGCAATCTTGACAGCTTCTCGTGGAACGGCTATCTTGAACACAATATTTGATAGTTATGGACCTTGGGCTGGTGATATTGTTACCCGGGATCAGGGTTCATTG GTTGCCTTCGAGGATGGAAGCAGTACTTCTTATGCAATTGCTAGTTCTCAGGAGAGGGGGCAGATGTTTATTGGTCCTGGGATTGAAGTTTATAAAGGTCAAATAGTCGGCATCCATCAGCGCCCTGGGGACTTATCCCTTAATGTTTGCAAGAAAAAGGCTGCAACCAATGTACGCTCCAATAAAGAACAAACAG TGGTTCTTGATACACCATTGGACTATAGTCTGGACGACTGCATTGAGTATATCCAAGAAGATGAGTTGGTGGAGGTTACTCCCTCAAGCATCAGAATGTGCAAAAATCCAAAGTTTGCAGCTGCGAAGAAAAGTCGGTAA